In Patescibacteria group bacterium, the genomic window GGATAAAATTAGGTATTCTAATACGTAATTCTTTTTATTAACATATATTTAATCAATATATAATACTATAAAAATATAAGGATTTGTTCTTTTTCCTTAAAGTTGGTATAATTTAGCTATGAAAAAGAGATTTTTTATTATTGAAGACGATGTCAATATTCTTTATGCCGTGCAAGCTCAGCTACGAGTAAACCGCTATGATACATTTATAGATAATGGGATTCATGGGATTGAGACATTGATTGACAGTATTCAAACTGAAATGCCAGATTATATAATTCTTGACTTGATATTACCTCATGTCGATGGATTTGAGTTATTGGAACAAATAAAATCAAATAATATTATTTCATCTATACCTGTTTTTATATTTACTAATCTTAGCGACGAGGATACCAAGACAATTGTGGAAAAAATGGGCGTTGACTATCATTTTATAAAGTCAGAAATGAATGTTGAACAGTTCGTAAAAAAGATTTTAAAAATTATTCAAAATAAAGCAAAATTAAAAACGTTATGAAAAAGATGTCTGTAAAAAAAGCGGTTTTTATCCTTATTTTTGTCGCAATAATTGGCATTATTATCATTTCTGTTTTAGCAAACAAAAACAAATCGAAATTTGAATATACGACACAAACAATTCAAAAATCAGATCTTATTCAAACTGTTTCTGAGACAGGCCTCATAAAAACAATAGATTCATTTGATATTAGTTTTGAACTTGGCGGTAATATAAAAAATGTTTTAGTGAACATAGGGGATGTTGTGAAAAAAGACCAGTTATTGTCCGAGCTTGATCATACTGATTCTGATATTAGATTGAGCCAAGCAAGCGCCAGCCTTGATATTGCTAGAGCTAATTTATCTAAACTTCAAACTGGGGCAACAAGTCAAGAAATTGCTATTTACACGGCTAATTACAATAGAGCAAAAGCTAGTTATGACTCAACCTTGGTTGACCTTCAAAAATATAAAATAACCTTAGTTGAAAATACAGCACAAGCCCAAAAGACGCTTAGTGATTTAGAGGATGATTCTCCCTATACAATTACAACTTATGAACAAGCCCTTGAAACTGCTGAATCAAATTTAAGTAACACAAAAATTACCTACCAAAAAGCTATTAACGATTCAGTTAGCATATCTCTCACTAGCTCGGAAGCCCAAGCGTCTTTAATAAATAATGCTCTTGATCAAATCAAATCAATTCTTGATAATACGGACATTGAGGATTACCTGTCTGTTATGAATAAAACATATTTAGCAGAAGCAAAACGAGCACATGAAGAAGCAGGAAAGATGCTCATCTCTGTTAATGCAAATACTGCTATAGCTAAAAATACTCCTGACAAGAACATCGTTTCATCTCTTTTGGTTGAGGTCCAAAATACTCTCAATAAAACATATCTTTCTTTGAGTAATATGTTTTCCGCATTGGAAAATTCTGTAACTTCATCTTCATTTTCTAAGACCCAGTTAGATGCTCTAAAGGCTATTGTTAACACACAAATTAGTATAATTAACACAAGCATTAGTAGTGTTCAGTCTTTAAGTCAGTCACTAGATAGTGCTATTTTAACTTACAATACAAATGTTGATGCTGCAAACAATAATCTTGCTCAAGCAAGAGCCAATTTAGATAATGCCCTAACCAGCGCTAAAAATAATTTAGCCAACGTAATAAATGGAGGAGAACAACAGTTGGCAACGATTGAGGCACGTGTCGATTCAGCTAATCAATCTCTACTTGTATCACAGGCCGAACTAAACAGGATTAAGTCACCTGCACGAACAGAGGATTTAAGTCTTTATCAAGCACAGTTAAAACAAGCCCAAGCAGAAATTAATTCCATAGTAAATCAAATTGAAAAAAGTAAGTTAAAATCACCGGTAGACGGTATCGTTTCTAAAATTAATTTCGAAGCTGGTGAACAATATATACTTGGAAGACCAATGGCAACGCTAATTTCAGGAAATGGTTCTGAATATAAAATTGAAGTTGATATTTCTGAGTCTGATATTCCAAAAGTAGAAATTGCTGACCAGGTTTTAATTACACTTGATGCCCTTGGAAGCGACGTAAAATTTCATGGTTCAGTCAAATTTATTGAACCTGCTGAAACTGTAATTCAAGACGTAATTTATTATAAAGTTGAGATTGTTATTGATAATAATAACGAAAATATCCATTTAGTGAAACCAGGGATGACAGCCAATACAGATATTACAACTAATGAAATGAAAGATATTATAACCATTCCAGGAAGAGCTATTATCGACAGAAATGGAGATGGAAAGTTTGTTAAAACATTTAACAACGAAATTATTGATGAAAATAAAGTAGAAGTCGGTATAATTGGTGACGGGGGAATGGTTCAAATCATTTCTGGTCTATCTGAGGGGGATGTGGTAGTAACTTTTACAAAAGAAAAATAAATGCTGATTAAACTAGAAAATATAAAAAAAGAGTTTGCAAATGACGAGATTATTACAAAGGTTCTTCATGGTATTTCTTTTGAAATAGATAAGGGTGATTTTGTATCTATAATGGGACCGTCTGGCTCAGGGAAATCAACATTGATGCATATAATTGGTCTTTTGGATAAAGCTACTTCTGGCGATTATATTTTAGAAGGAGGAGATGTTACCGCTCTAGATGATGAACAGCTTGCTTTTATGCGTAACGAGAAAATAGGGTTTGTTTTTCAGTCTTTTAACTTGCTTGCAAAGTCTACAGTTTTGGAAAATGTTATGCTCCCTTTGGTGTACTCTTCTAAAAAGGGAGATGCCGAAGAAAAAGCTAGAAAAGTATTAGATCAAGTTGGTCTTTCTCACCGAGTTGATTATATGCCGAACCAAATATCTGGCGGTGAAAAACAAAGAGTAGCCATCGCTCGTGCCCTAGTAAATGAACCTTCGGTTATATTCGCTGACGAACCAACCGGAAACCTCGATTCAAAATCAGGCATTCAGATTATGGAAATATTACAAAAACTAAACGAAGAAGGCAATACAATTATACTCGTAACACATGAAACTTTTACAGCTGAACACGCAAAGAGAATTATATATATAAGAGACGGGCTCTTGGAGTCTGATACTTTAGTTAAAAATCGTAGACTTGCTCACGATGGCAACACGCTCAAATAAATGATTCTTCAAATTAAACAAGCAATAAAAAGCCCTATCCAATCTCTCTTGGCCAATAAAGTCAGGAGTTTTTTAACAATCCTGGGTATTGTTATTGGTGTGTCTGCTGTTGTAATAATTATGGCCGTTGGTTCTGGTGCTCAGAGTTTAATTTTATCTCAAATTGAAAGTCTTGGTTCTGACTTAATTGGTGTATTACCAGGGAATTCAGGCGACGGTGCTCCAGCGAGTGCTATGGGCATCGTTGTTACCACACTAACCTATGATGATTTGCAGGCTATTAAAAATAAAAATAATGCACCAAATATAATTGATGCGACAGCTTATGTAAAAGGATTCTCAACAGTTTCTTGGGGTTCTAATTCATACGATACAAATATTAGCGGCACCACCGCCAGCTATTTAGACGTAGAAGGGGGAGGGGTCGAATTTGGAAGATTCTTCACTGAAGCAGAAGAAAAATCAACAAGCAAAATTGTAGTTCTTGGAAGTACTGTTGCAGAAGAAATTTTTGGATCTTCTGACCCCATAGGAAAAAAAATAAAAATAAAGAAAAAAACTTTTGAAGTTATTGGTGTTATGAAAGAAAGAGGTACTGTTGCTTTTCAAAACTTTGATGACCAAGTTTTTATACCAATAATAACAATGCAAAAATCAGTTGAAGGTATCGATCACGTTAGCATGATGAGAATGAAAATCACCAGTGAAGAAAACACTGAAATTGCAATTGAGGAAGTGAAGGCAACTCTCAGAGAACAGCATGGAATAAAAGATACTTCTGGAGTAGAAGACGATTTTACAGTAAGAGGAGCAGCTCAAGCTCTAGACATAATAACAACCATTACCGATTCATTAAAATTCTTTTTAGCAGCGATGGCTGGAATTTCTCTTGTTGTTGGTGGTATTGGTATTATGAATATAATGCTTATTAGTGTAAATGAAAGGACAAGAGAAATAGGATTGCGTAAAGCAGTCGGTGCAAATAATAGACATATTCTAATTCAGTTTCTATTGGAATCAATTGTCTTGACCTTGCTTGGAGGTCTAATTGGTCTTGTTTTGGGAGCGGTAGTTTCTTATTTGGTCGCCATCATTGCTCGAGCACTTGATTATGATTGGGCATTTGAGGTTTCATTATTTTCAATAATTTTATCAATAACAGTATCTATGTTTATAGGTCTGGTTTTTGGAATAGTTCCTGCTAAAAGAGCATCTGAACTAGAACCAATAGAAGCTTTAAGATATGAATAAATGTCATTAATAAATGATTTCAAAATTGCCACTAGTGCAATAAATAGCAATAGAAGCAGAACAGCACTAACTGTGACTGGTCTTGTTATTGGAGTTGCTAGCATCTTCATGGTATTTTCTGCTGGAGAAGGACTAGAGAGTCTTATTACGGGGCAAATTGAATCTTTTGGTACAGACTTTATCCAAACAGAAATTAAAGTTCCGACAGGAAAAACTCCAGGTAGCGCCGCTGATGAATCTGCTAGTGGTCAAGCTATTGTTCAGGGAGTTCAGGTAACAAGTCTTACCCTGGATGACATGGAGGATATCAATAAACTTGATAATATTGTTGATTCATACGGTGCATTAATGTCTCAAGGGATAACAACTTATAAGTCGGAGAAAGAATCAGCCACAATCTTTGGGGTAAGCTCTAGCTATATCGATATTGACGCTAGTAAAGTTGAATATGGTAGATTCTACACCAAGATGGAAGATAAGTCTCTTTCACAAGTTGTTGTTCTTGGATCAGAGCTAAAAGAAAAATTATTCGGGGAATCAGATGCGGTAGGTAAAACAATTAAAATAAAATCCAGGAACTTCACGGTTGTAGGGGTTATGGAAGAGAGGGGGGCAGTAATGACTTTGGATTTTGATAATTTTATTTACATCCCGGTACGTACTCTTCAGAAAAAAATGATGGGGATTGATCATGTTATGTATATGACGTCAAAGGTGCGCGACATTGACCTTTCTTATGACACCGCAGAAGAAATGAGGTATGTGCTAAGAACGAATCACGACATTATAGATGAGACAAAAGACGACTTCCGAGTTACCACTATGGATGAAATGATGGAAATGCTTGGTACAATTACAGGGGCTATAACACTACTTTTACTCGCAATAGTAATCATTTCCTTGATTGTTGCTGGTGTTGGTATAACGAATGTGATGTATGTTATTATTTCAGAAAGGACAACTGAGATTGGGCTAAGAAAAGCAGTGGGAGCAAATTATTATCACATTATTAGACAATTTTTGATTGAGTCCATACTCATCACTTTACTTGGTTTTTTGTTTGGGTTTATAATAGGAGCAATCTTGTCCTTTGCTATTGCAATGGGAGCTCAATACGCTGGACTTGACTGGAAATTCAGTATTCCCTTGAAATCCATAATAACTTCTTTCTTTTTTTCACTTTTTGCTGGTGTAATTTTTGGATATTTCCCAGCAAGAAAAGCCGCTTTAATGGAACCAGTTACTGCATTAAGAAAAGAATAATATGAATAAAATAAATATACTCGGAGTTAATATCACAAAAGAGGACAGCAATATAATTTTAAAAAAAATTCATTCTTTTTTAGATGAAGATAAACCAAAATATATTGTTACACCGAACCCCGAAATTATCCTAAATGCTCACAATGACGAAGAACTATTTTATATCCTAAATCATGCGGATATTTCTTTGGCGGATGGAATGGGATTGAAAATTGCCGGTCTTTTTATGGGTAGATATCTAAAAAGATTTACTGGGTCGGATCTAACAAATTATTTGTTAAAATATTCGGAAGATAATAATTTTAAAATAGCAATTCTGAACTGGCGGGGAGGATTATCTCTTTCCAGCGATATTGAAAAGATTCTAAAAGACAAATTTCCAAAACTTAAATTTTATATTCATGATATAGACAAAAAAGGAGATTTAATTAACTACCAAAAATTAAATAATTTTTCTCCTGATATTTTATTTTCCACCCTAGGTTCTCCATGGCAAGAGAAAAATATCTATCACTCAAAAAATAAAATAGACAATTTAAAATTGGCACTCGCTGTTGGTGGGAGTTTCGATTTTATTACTGGGAAAAAAGTTCGGGCTCCAAAAATATTTAGGTTACTTGGTTTTGAATGGTTATGGAGATTGTTGATTCAACCGAATAGAATAAAACGAATTTTTAATGCCACTTTTGTTTTTATGTACAATTTTCTTGTTTGGCGCTTTGTCCATCCTCATATGTATAGACCAAATGTTGCTTGTCTTCTATTTAAGAGAAAAAATAACTCAATTAAAATATTCATTGTTAATAGGAAGGGAGAGAAACATTGGCAAATTCCTCAAGGCGGAACAGATGGTGAATCCCTAGAAAAAGCTGGTGCTAGAGAGTTAAGAGAAGAGATGGGAAACAAAAATTTTAGAGCTATTAAATCTTTTAAGAATCTTTTTAAATATACCTTTAAAGCAGGCTATGTTAGTAAATTCAACGCTGATGCTAATACTATAGAGGGTTACAAGGGACAGAAGCAAGGTTTATTCATTGCTGAATTTCTCGGGAATGACGAAGATATAAAAATTAATTTTTGGGAACATTCTGACTGGAAATGGGTAGACGTAAATAATGCTCTAAAAACTGTTCATCCCGTGAGAAAAGAAGCCTTAAAAATATATTTAAATAAATTAAAAAAAATTTATGAAATTTAAACTTAAAAAATATATATATGTTATTAATGACTTAACAAATATACTTTTAAAAAAAGACATTGAAAATTCTCAATACAAAATAGGAGAGTTGCATAAAAGCCTTAAAATTGTTAGTATTTTCTTGGCTATTTCAGTAATAGTTAACATTATTTTATTAATTAAAGTATTTATATATGGATAAAAATATCAGGGTCAGATTTGCCCCCTCACCAACAGGGTTTTTGCATATAGGAAGCCTACGAACTGTATTGTTTAACTATGTTTTTGCGAAAAAATATAAAGGGAAATTTATTTTAAGGATTGAGGATACTGATGAAAAAAGAAAAGTAGAAGGTTCTGTTGAAAATCTTATTAGTATTTTTGATTGGCTTGGTCTTGACTATGACGAAGGCCCAAACAAAGATGGAGGTTTTGGACCATATACCCAAAGTGAACGAAATCCTATTTACTTAAAATATGTTGAGCAACTTTTAGAAGAAAAAAAAGCATACAAATGTTTTTGCACAGCCGAACGTTTGCAAGAAATGCGGGAAGAACAACAAGAAAATAAAAGAGCTCCTAGATATGATGGTAAATGTAGAGATTTAAATGATAGCGAAATTGAAGCTAATTTAGCTAATAATATTCCATTTGTAGTAAGACAAAAAATTCCAGAAAGCGGAGAAATCATTGTTCACGATGAACTTAAAGGCGAGATAAAATTTCAAACAAGTGAATTAGATGATCATGTCTTGCTTAAAACCACAGGAACCCCAACTTATCAATTTGCAAATGTTATTGATGATCATTTAATGGAAATTTCCCATGTTATGCGTGGTGATGAATGGATACCTTCATCTCCTAAGAATGTTCTGCTTTACAAAGATTTAGGATGGGAAGCTCCAAAATTCATACACTTACCTTTGATTATGAATAAAGAAGGTGGAAAATTGAGCAAAAGACAAGGGGACGTAACCGTAGAAGCTTACAAAGAAAAAGGTTATTTGCCAGAAGCGCTAATAAATTTTAGTGCACTTCTAGGATGGCATCCAAAAGGAGATAATGAAATATTAAACCTCGAAGAGATAATAGAAAATTTTAGTATAGATGGGATGGGAATAAGTCCCGGTGTTTTTGATATTGATAAGCTAGATTTTTTTAATTCCCACTATATGAAAGAACTTAATTCAGAAAAACTTCTTGAATTGTCAAAACCTTATATCGTAGAAAATTTAGAGATAACTAAAAAAGATTCTAAAAAAAAGGATGACTTTTTACTGAAGGTAATTAAGACCGAAAAGGAAAGAGTGAAAAAATTATCTGATCTTGGAGAGGCTACAAAATTTTTCTTTTTTGATGACCTAGATTATGAGCCAAGTTTGTTGATTTGGAAAAGTTTAGAACAAACACAAGTTAAAGAAAATCTTGAAAAAGTTTATGAACTCGTAGACAAGATTCCAGAAGAGAACTGGACTGAAGTAAGTATTAACGACGCAGTCTATACATATATAAAATCTAGCGAGCTAAAAGTGGGGGATTATCTCTGGCCGATGAGAGTCGCTCTTTCTGGTCAAGAGAAAAGCCCTGGACCTTTTGAGATTGCAGAAGTTCTTGGAAAATCAGAAACTCTCCTCAAAATCCAAAAAGCTATTACTATTTTATCCTAATATTAAAGAAAATTTGTAGATACTAAAGTGTCTTTTTCTATTGTCCAAAAAATGGTATAATTAGAAAAATGGGGAAGAACCCCGCTCATACGTCTCTTTGAGACTAGCGGGAGACTTGCTCACCCCAAGAGCACTTTGTCGCTTCGCTCGGGCGCACACGCAAACCATATGAAGAAAATATTATTTTTGCTAAGTTTAATATTGGTCACAGGTGTTATTGTAAAAACATCTTCTTTTGCATACCTAGCTGAAGAGGAAGATGATTATTCCAATCCTAGGGCAGCCGCTATCAACAATGAATTAAAGACTATCAATTCTGAAATTGAGGATAGAAAAAATAGAATGAAAAAGCTCGATGATAAAGAAAAGAGCTACACTCAAGCTATAGCCCAAAAGCAAAAAGACAAGTCTACCCTAAATAGTCAATTAGCAATTCTTGACAACAGGCTTGCTAAAGCTGAAATTGATATAGAGTCCGTTGAATTGGATATTGAAAAAGTTTCACTTGAAATTTCTAAAACCAATATCTCTATCGAAAATAAGACTGAAGAAATTGCTTCCGAAAAAGAAAAGATAGAAAAAGTAATTCAACTTTTATATAAAGAGGGGAATACCGACACTCTGCAAATACTTCTTTTAAATAATTCCTTATCAGACTTCCTTACTCAGGTTAAATATTTAGAAAATGTAAATCAGGCCGTAAAAGAAAGCCTCGATAATTTGATTTTTCTAAAAGACAACCTTGAAGAAGAGAAGGTGGTCCTAGGTGAAAAAAATGATGAAACTGTGTCACTGAAAGAAAGTCTTATCGACAAAAAGAAAGCACTAGAAGCTGAGCTAGGTGGAAAAGAAATACTCTTAGTTCAAGTTAATTCTTCGGAAAGTGAATATCAAAGATTGCTCGCTGCATCAAAAGCAGAACAGCAAGAAGCAGCCTCTGAGATTGCTAGCATGGAAAAACTGATTAGAGCAAAATTAGCTACTCTATCCGGAAAAGAACTTGAATTCAACGAAAATGGATTAGTTTGGCCAGTGAAAAAAAATGTTATAACTTCTTATTTTCATGATCCAGATTATCCTTATAGACATATTTTTGAGCATCCTGCTATTGATATAAGAGCTGGACAGGGGAGCACTCTAAAAGCAGCGGCCTCTGGCTATGTAGCTCGTGCAAAAAACGCTGGAATGGGATATAGCTATATTATGATAGTCCACGGTGACGGCCTCTCTAC contains:
- a CDS encoding response regulator, whose product is MKKRFFIIEDDVNILYAVQAQLRVNRYDTFIDNGIHGIETLIDSIQTEMPDYIILDLILPHVDGFELLEQIKSNNIISSIPVFIFTNLSDEDTKTIVEKMGVDYHFIKSEMNVEQFVKKILKIIQNKAKLKTL
- a CDS encoding HlyD family efflux transporter periplasmic adaptor subunit, translated to MKKMSVKKAVFILIFVAIIGIIIISVLANKNKSKFEYTTQTIQKSDLIQTVSETGLIKTIDSFDISFELGGNIKNVLVNIGDVVKKDQLLSELDHTDSDIRLSQASASLDIARANLSKLQTGATSQEIAIYTANYNRAKASYDSTLVDLQKYKITLVENTAQAQKTLSDLEDDSPYTITTYEQALETAESNLSNTKITYQKAINDSVSISLTSSEAQASLINNALDQIKSILDNTDIEDYLSVMNKTYLAEAKRAHEEAGKMLISVNANTAIAKNTPDKNIVSSLLVEVQNTLNKTYLSLSNMFSALENSVTSSSFSKTQLDALKAIVNTQISIINTSISSVQSLSQSLDSAILTYNTNVDAANNNLAQARANLDNALTSAKNNLANVINGGEQQLATIEARVDSANQSLLVSQAELNRIKSPARTEDLSLYQAQLKQAQAEINSIVNQIEKSKLKSPVDGIVSKINFEAGEQYILGRPMATLISGNGSEYKIEVDISESDIPKVEIADQVLITLDALGSDVKFHGSVKFIEPAETVIQDVIYYKVEIVIDNNNENIHLVKPGMTANTDITTNEMKDIITIPGRAIIDRNGDGKFVKTFNNEIIDENKVEVGIIGDGGMVQIISGLSEGDVVVTFTKEK
- a CDS encoding ABC transporter ATP-binding protein encodes the protein MLIKLENIKKEFANDEIITKVLHGISFEIDKGDFVSIMGPSGSGKSTLMHIIGLLDKATSGDYILEGGDVTALDDEQLAFMRNEKIGFVFQSFNLLAKSTVLENVMLPLVYSSKKGDAEEKARKVLDQVGLSHRVDYMPNQISGGEKQRVAIARALVNEPSVIFADEPTGNLDSKSGIQIMEILQKLNEEGNTIILVTHETFTAEHAKRIIYIRDGLLESDTLVKNRRLAHDGNTLK
- a CDS encoding ABC transporter permease, with the translated sequence MILQIKQAIKSPIQSLLANKVRSFLTILGIVIGVSAVVIIMAVGSGAQSLILSQIESLGSDLIGVLPGNSGDGAPASAMGIVVTTLTYDDLQAIKNKNNAPNIIDATAYVKGFSTVSWGSNSYDTNISGTTASYLDVEGGGVEFGRFFTEAEEKSTSKIVVLGSTVAEEIFGSSDPIGKKIKIKKKTFEVIGVMKERGTVAFQNFDDQVFIPIITMQKSVEGIDHVSMMRMKITSEENTEIAIEEVKATLREQHGIKDTSGVEDDFTVRGAAQALDIITTITDSLKFFLAAMAGISLVVGGIGIMNIMLISVNERTREIGLRKAVGANNRHILIQFLLESIVLTLLGGLIGLVLGAVVSYLVAIIARALDYDWAFEVSLFSIILSITVSMFIGLVFGIVPAKRASELEPIEALRYE
- a CDS encoding ABC transporter permease, whose product is MSLINDFKIATSAINSNRSRTALTVTGLVIGVASIFMVFSAGEGLESLITGQIESFGTDFIQTEIKVPTGKTPGSAADESASGQAIVQGVQVTSLTLDDMEDINKLDNIVDSYGALMSQGITTYKSEKESATIFGVSSSYIDIDASKVEYGRFYTKMEDKSLSQVVVLGSELKEKLFGESDAVGKTIKIKSRNFTVVGVMEERGAVMTLDFDNFIYIPVRTLQKKMMGIDHVMYMTSKVRDIDLSYDTAEEMRYVLRTNHDIIDETKDDFRVTTMDEMMEMLGTITGAITLLLLAIVIISLIVAGVGITNVMYVIISERTTEIGLRKAVGANYYHIIRQFLIESILITLLGFLFGFIIGAILSFAIAMGAQYAGLDWKFSIPLKSIITSFFFSLFAGVIFGYFPARKAALMEPVTALRKE
- a CDS encoding WecB/TagA/CpsF family glycosyltransferase, whose product is MNKINILGVNITKEDSNIILKKIHSFLDEDKPKYIVTPNPEIILNAHNDEELFYILNHADISLADGMGLKIAGLFMGRYLKRFTGSDLTNYLLKYSEDNNFKIAILNWRGGLSLSSDIEKILKDKFPKLKFYIHDIDKKGDLINYQKLNNFSPDILFSTLGSPWQEKNIYHSKNKIDNLKLALAVGGSFDFITGKKVRAPKIFRLLGFEWLWRLLIQPNRIKRIFNATFVFMYNFLVWRFVHPHMYRPNVACLLFKRKNNSIKIFIVNRKGEKHWQIPQGGTDGESLEKAGARELREEMGNKNFRAIKSFKNLFKYTFKAGYVSKFNADANTIEGYKGQKQGLFIAEFLGNDEDIKINFWEHSDWKWVDVNNALKTVHPVRKEALKIYLNKLKKIYEI
- the gltX gene encoding glutamate--tRNA ligase; translation: MDKNIRVRFAPSPTGFLHIGSLRTVLFNYVFAKKYKGKFILRIEDTDEKRKVEGSVENLISIFDWLGLDYDEGPNKDGGFGPYTQSERNPIYLKYVEQLLEEKKAYKCFCTAERLQEMREEQQENKRAPRYDGKCRDLNDSEIEANLANNIPFVVRQKIPESGEIIVHDELKGEIKFQTSELDDHVLLKTTGTPTYQFANVIDDHLMEISHVMRGDEWIPSSPKNVLLYKDLGWEAPKFIHLPLIMNKEGGKLSKRQGDVTVEAYKEKGYLPEALINFSALLGWHPKGDNEILNLEEIIENFSIDGMGISPGVFDIDKLDFFNSHYMKELNSEKLLELSKPYIVENLEITKKDSKKKDDFLLKVIKTEKERVKKLSDLGEATKFFFFDDLDYEPSLLIWKSLEQTQVKENLEKVYELVDKIPEENWTEVSINDAVYTYIKSSELKVGDYLWPMRVALSGQEKSPGPFEIAEVLGKSETLLKIQKAITILS
- a CDS encoding peptidoglycan DD-metalloendopeptidase family protein — translated: MKKILFLLSLILVTGVIVKTSSFAYLAEEEDDYSNPRAAAINNELKTINSEIEDRKNRMKKLDDKEKSYTQAIAQKQKDKSTLNSQLAILDNRLAKAEIDIESVELDIEKVSLEISKTNISIENKTEEIASEKEKIEKVIQLLYKEGNTDTLQILLLNNSLSDFLTQVKYLENVNQAVKESLDNLIFLKDNLEEEKVVLGEKNDETVSLKESLIDKKKALEAELGGKEILLVQVNSSESEYQRLLAASKAEQQEAASEIASMEKLIRAKLATLSGKELEFNENGLVWPVKKNVITSYFHDPDYPYRHIFEHPAIDIRAGQGSTLKAAASGYVARAKNAGMGYSYIMIVHGDGLSTVYGHVSKILINEDDYVVQGQTIGLSGGMPGTPGAGRLTTGPHLHFEVRKDGIPVNPLNYLK